The Marinilabiliales bacterium region TCATCCCGTCTGGTTTCGGCAGCGGCTTCGGCTGCAAGCTCAGAATTCCTTTTGGCAATCTCTGCGGCCCGGGCCTCATTGACCCTGATTTCCTCTTCGAGAGCCTTTGCATCCTCTTCGCGCTTCAGTCCCAGAACCCTGTCCCTTTTTGCATCTATTTTAGCTTCCTTTTCCTTTAACCAGGCAGCGAAGCGATTCTCTGCCTCCTCTTCGGTTAATGCATTTTTTTTAACACCGTTAAGAAGGTGCTTCTTCATCAATACTCCCTTGTAAGAGAGGATAGCTCTACAAGTGTCTGTAGGTTGAGCGCCCTTAAGTAGCCAATCTAATGCTCTATCAAAATCCAGTTCAATAGTAGCAGGATTAGTGTTCGGATTGTATGAACCAACCCTTTCAATAAATCTACCATCACGTGGCGCCCTGCTATCAGCTATCACAATGTGATAGTACGGTTTGTTCTTCTTACCGTGTCTTGCTAATCTGATCTTTACAGGCATGCTCTTTTTTAATTAAAAATAAACCTACTTTTTTGAAATTGTGGGTGCAAAGATATAATAATAAATTGTTTTAACCCCCTATTTAAAGGAAATTTTAGACAGTTCGGGCAAGACAGGCAGGCTGGTCATGCCTGTGCACTGTCCGTGGTTTAAAGTTTACCTGTTCAGGCAACCCATAACATGCATATCTTTTCTCCCGGCACCCCCAAAAGTTATAGAATAGTTTTCAACAACGTTAAAACCAGCCTCCCGATTTTGTAAATTTACAGGTTGAGGGCATATACCGTTTGCCTTTGCACCAGATACTGACAATCTGGACATTGACCTGAATATATTGACCAGGAAACCGGACTCCGATGAATAACGGCAGAAACTTTACCCACCTTCATGTTCATACACAGTATTCGATCCTTGACGGGGCTTCGAACATAAGGGAACTGCTGGCCAGGGCATCTGATGACGGCATGACCGCCCTTGCCATAACCGACCATGGCAATATGTTCGGCGTAAAGGAGTTCTACAACGAGGCAAGGGCCCGCAAGATCAAGCCTATAATAGGATGTGAGGCCTACGTGGCCGAGAACAGCCGCTTTGAAAAGACCGGCAAGGAAGACCGCAGCGGGCACCATCTGATCCTCCTGGCGAAAAACATTACCGGCTATTTTAACCTGGTAAAGCTGGTGTCAAGGTCCTATACGGAAGGCTTTTATTATAAGCCCCGTATCGATAAGGAGCTGCTCCGCGAATACCGGGAAGGAATCATTGTCTGCAGCGCCTGCCTTGGCGGAGAGGTACCGCAGGCGATAATGAAAAGCGGTACGGAGGGGGCTGAAAAGATAATCCTTCAATTCAAAGAGTGGTTCGGCGACGACTATTACCTTGAATTGCAAAGACATCCGTCGGGCGATCCGGCAATTGACCGTGATGTTTACGACAACCAGAAAAGAGTAAACGAAGAACTGGTTAAATTGTCGCAAAAACATGGTATCAAACTCATTGCATCCAATGATGTGCATTTTATCAATGAAGAGGATGCAGGCGCCCACGACAGGCTGATCTGCCTGAACACCGGTAAGGATATCGATGATCCCGACCGCCTCAGGTACACAAGACAGGAATTCCTGAAAACCACCGATCAGATGTACGAACTTTTCGGCGACATCCCCGGGGCGCTTGAGAACACCATGGAGATAGCCGGTAAAGTTGAGATCTACGAACTCAATCAACATCCTGTCATGCCCGACTTCCCAATTCCGGAGGGATTTGAAAATGAAGATGCCTACCTCAGGCACCTCACTTTGGAAGGTGCAAAGAAACGGTACCGGGTCATCACCGATGAGGTCAGCAACCGCATAGACTTTGAGCTGTCGGTGATCAAAAAAATGGGTTTCCCGGGCTACTTCCTGATTGTTCAGGACTTTCTCAGGGCTGCCCGTGAAATGGGCGTTTCGGTGGGACCCGGAAGGGGGTCGGCCGCCGGATCGGTAGTTGCCTACTGTAACTATATAACCGACATCGATCCCCTGAAATACAAGCTTCTCTTCGAGAGGTTCCTGAACCCCGACCGCATCTCCATGCCCGACATCGACATTGACTTTGACGAAGAGGGCAGAGACCTGGTTCTCAGGTATGTAGTCGACAAGTACGGTAAGGACCGGGTAGCCCAGATCATCACCTTCGGCACCATGGCAGCCAAGATGGCCATACGTGATGTTGCCAGGGTACAGAAACTCCCGTTGGCCATGGCTGACAAGCTCGCCAAGCTGGTTCCCGAAAGGCCGGGAATATCACTAAAAATGGCATACAGGGAAGTCAGGGAACTGGATGAAGCCAAAAAGAAAGGTGAGGAGGAGGTCAGGCAGACACTTAAGTTTGCCGAAACACTCGAGGGTTCGGTAAGGCATACCGGGCTGCACGCCTGCGGCATAATTATTTCGAAGAAAGAACTTACCGAGCACATCCCCGTCTGCACCTCAAAGGATACAGACCTGCTGGTTACGCAATATGACGGAAACCACGTTGAAAGCGTGGGTATGCTAAAGATGGATTTCCTTGGGCTGAAGACACTTTCAATAATTAAGGACGCTGTTGAGGCCATTGAAAAATCGAAAGGGGAAAAAACAGACTTCAATAAGGTCGGCCTTAAAGACGAAAAGACTTACGAGCTTTTCAGCCGGGGCGAAACGACTGCAATTTTCCAGTTTGAGTCACCAGGAATGAAAAAACACCTGAGAGATCTCAAACCCAACCGTTTTGAGGACCTTATCGCAATGAACGCCCTTTACAGGCCCGGACCGATGGAATACATTCCCTCCTTCATTAAAAGAAAGCACGGCAGGGAAGCGATTGCTTACGAAGTGCCGGTAATGGAGACCCTTTTGGAAGACACCTACGGCATTACGGTATACCAGGAACAGGTGATGTTGCTCTCGCAGAAAATGGCAGGGTTCAGCGGGGGACAGGCTGATTCGCTCAGGAAGGCAATGGGCAAAAAGAAGAAGCATGAGATGGACAAGCTACGCGAGCTGTTCACAGAAGGTTGCCGTGAGAACGGATACGAAGATAAGGTGGTCAGGAAGATATGGGCCGACTGGGAAGCTTTTGCACAATACGCTTTCAACAAATCGCACTCCACCTGCTATGCCCTTATAGCGTACCAGACAGCCTGGCTCAAGGCACACTACCCCGCCGAGTTCATGGCGGCGGTGCTGAGCCGCAACATTTCAGACATCAAGAAGATCACCGTGTTCATGGATGAGTGCCGCCGCATGGGCATCGAGGTCCTGGGCCCCGATATCAACGACAGTGACCTTAAGTTTACTGTCAACAAAGAGGGCAACATAAGGTTCGGTCTTGGTGCCATAAAAGGTGTGGGAGAAAACGCTGTTGAAAAGATCATCGAAGAGAGGGATCGCAATGGCATGTTCAAAGACATTTTCGACTTTGCAGAACGGGTTAGTTTTCAATCTGTCAATAAAAGGGTTCTGGAAGCCCTTGCCGCGGCGGGCTCTTTTGACGGGTTAGGAGAGATTGAACGGTACCAGTTCTTCGGCACCGACCTCAAGGGATCCACCTTCATCGAAAATCTTACAAGGTACGGAACCAGGGTCCAGGCCGACAAGATCACTCCGCAGGGCAATCTCTTTGGCGACAGTCCCGGATATACCTATCCGAAACCCGAAATCCCAAAAACTGCCGAATGGTCGAAAGTTGAGAAGCTGAACAGGGAGCGGGAGCTTATAGGAATATTCCTTTCGGCCCATCCGCTTGACGACTTCAGGCTGGAGATAGAGAATCTGACAACACATTCGCTGTCAGATCTTTCAGATATTAAAGAGCTCAAGAACCGTGAGGTTGTGATCGCGGGCATAGTTAACAGTGTAAAGGAAGCATATACCAAGAACGGAAACCCGTTCGGCAGGATGGTGCTGGAAGATTACAGGAGCTCATGGGAGCTTGCCCTGTTTGGCAAGGATTACATCAACTTCAAGAACTATTTCGTGAAAGACTGCCCCCTCCTGATCAAGGGACGGATACAGCCACGGTATTACAACCAGGAGGAGTATGAGCTGAAGGTAAAGAGCATGTCGCTCCTTGCCAATGCCAGGGAAGACCTCATTAAAAGCATCTCGCTCGACATTCCCTTGTCCGGCATAAACACCGGCATCATCAATCAGTTAAGCGACCTGACCGAAAAGAACAAGGGAGAGGTTGTCATGAAGTTCCGCATTGTCGAAAAGGAGGATAACATTGCCGTTAGCATGTTCTCCCGTTCAAAGCGTATAAGCCTTACAAAGGAGGTTCTCGGATTCCTGGACAAAAATCCCGACATAGAGGTACGATTGAACTGAAGAAGGTTTTGTGTATGTATATGTATATTTGTATCTTTGCATTCTTGTGTAAATCTAATTTTTGAAACCATGACAGTAGAAGTTACCGAATCCAATTTCGAAGAGCAGGTATTGAAGTCCGGTAAACCCGTAATGCTTGATTTCTGGGCAGAGTGGTGCGGCCCCTGCAGGGTGATCGCTCCCCATGTCAAGGAGATGGGTGAAGAATTTGCCGGCAAGGCCGTTATCGGCAAGGTTGACGTAGACAGCAACCCGGGAGTCGCCGCGAAATACGGTATCAGGAACATACCGACAATCCTTTTCATCAAAGACGGCGAGGTGGCCGACAAGCATGTCGGGGCTGCACCCAAGAATACGCTGGTTGAAAAACTGAACGCCTTGCTGTAAACCGTTCGCTGCAAAGCTGAAAAGGCACCTGACGCAATGCAGGTGCCTTTTTCAATTCAGTAACGACCAGCGTTAAATGGTCATAATATCTTCCTCTTTATTTTTAAGCACCTCCTCGATCTTTTCAGAATAGGAATCGGTCAGTTTCTGGACATCCTGCTCAGCCCTTTTTTCGGCATCTTCAGGCAGCCCATCCTTCTGCATCCTCTTGAGTTCCTCATTCGCCTCCCTACGTGCATTCCTGATGCTTACACGGGCGTTTTCACCCTCACCCCTTACCTGGCGGACAAGGTTTTTGCGCCTTTCCTCCGTAAGGGCGGGTACAACTATACGAAGTATCTCACCGTTGTTTACCGGGTTAAATCCCAGGTTGGCCTGCTGAATTGCCTTCTCTATAGGCTCCAGCATGCTCTTTTCCCACGGCTGAATGGTTATTGAGCGGGGATCGGGAGTATTGATATTGGAAACCTGGTTAAGAGGGGTCGTGGCACCGTAATAGTCGACCGTTATCCCGTCAAGCATATGGGGACTGGCTTTGCCGGCACGTAGCTTTGCCAGCTCATCCCGGAGATAGGTCAGGGCCTTCTCCATCTTCTCTTCGGCAATATCGAGTATCATTTGAACTTCTTCTTCCATGGCCGTAAGCTTTTGAATTACAATAGAGGCATAAATATATTCAATTTTTGACTAAAGTTCCAACCCTTTCCCCCAAAATGATCCTTTTCAGGTTTCCCGCGCGGTTAACATCAAACACAACCATGTTAAGCCCGTTCTCGCTGCAGAGGGTATAGGCCGTCAGGTCAACGATCTTCAGTCCCCTGCTGTACGCCTCGTCAAAGGTTATCTCGTCAAACTTCGTGGCATCAGGCACCTTTTCAGGATCGGCCGTGTACACCCCATCGACCCGGGTCCCCTTAACAAGCAGCTCAGCACCCATCTCCACCGCACGCAGGGCGGCGGCAGTATCGGTTGTAAAGAAAGGGTTGCCGGTACCGGCAGAGAATATCACCACCTCACCATTGTCAAGGGCCTCCTTTACAAGCTGCCTGCTGTATCCCTGCCCCACCGGCTCCATCCTAATGGCTGTAAGCAGCCGGCATCCGACACCCATGCTCTCGAGAGCCGAGTTCATTGCAAGTCCGTTAATTACTGTAGCAAGCATACCCATATAGTCGCCCTTAACCCTGTCAAATCCCTTATCAACCCCTTTAAGTCCCCGAAAAATATTACCCCCTCCGATAACCAGGCCCACCTTCACTCCCATATCTGTAAGGGACTTCACCTCATGAGCATATTTCATCAGACTTTGCGGGTCAATACCATGTTTCCCGCTTCCCATAAGGGATTCGCCGCTGAGCTTTACCAGCACCTTTTTGTATTTTATCATAACCTGATATTTAATAGTTAAATCCCTGGCAGACCCCTGCAGGGTATTTTATTACGATCCCGGCCTTTACAGGTGGCCATGTAAGGAGCCCCGGGAAATGCTTTATCCCGGTAAAGATAAAAAAAAGAGGGCTTGATTGCCCCCTTAATTTTTTATCACTGCCGCCTACCGGCAAAATATTGTACCTGTATTCCGGGATTAAGCCCGGTTATCAGTTGCCAAGTCCGTATCTCAAAAATCCTGTAACAGTAAGCTCCTTGTCAAACTCCTGGAGGTACTGCTTAACAGTCTTCTTGTTGTCCTTGGTAAAGTCCTGGTTCAGCAGTGTGCTCTCCTTGTAGAACTTGTTAAGCTTCCCCATGGCAATCCGCTCAAGCAGCTCTTCGGGCTTACCTTCCTGTCGCGCCTGTTCCTTCCCGATCTCGATCTCCTTGTCGATCACCTCCTGCGGAATATCATCCTTATCAACCGACACCGGGTTCATTGCGGCAACCTGCATGGCCACATCCCTGCCTACCTGTATG contains the following coding sequences:
- a CDS encoding 30S ribosomal protein S16 yields the protein MPVKIRLARHGKKNKPYYHIVIADSRAPRDGRFIERVGSYNPNTNPATIELDFDRALDWLLKGAQPTDTCRAILSYKGVLMKKHLLNGVKKNALTEEEAENRFAAWLKEKEAKIDAKRDRVLGLKREEDAKALEEEIRVNEARAAEIAKRNSELAAEAAAETRRDEPEVAGAAEGAAIADEPAAEEKPAAEAPAEEKPAA
- a CDS encoding DNA polymerase III subunit alpha is translated as MNNGRNFTHLHVHTQYSILDGASNIRELLARASDDGMTALAITDHGNMFGVKEFYNEARARKIKPIIGCEAYVAENSRFEKTGKEDRSGHHLILLAKNITGYFNLVKLVSRSYTEGFYYKPRIDKELLREYREGIIVCSACLGGEVPQAIMKSGTEGAEKIILQFKEWFGDDYYLELQRHPSGDPAIDRDVYDNQKRVNEELVKLSQKHGIKLIASNDVHFINEEDAGAHDRLICLNTGKDIDDPDRLRYTRQEFLKTTDQMYELFGDIPGALENTMEIAGKVEIYELNQHPVMPDFPIPEGFENEDAYLRHLTLEGAKKRYRVITDEVSNRIDFELSVIKKMGFPGYFLIVQDFLRAAREMGVSVGPGRGSAAGSVVAYCNYITDIDPLKYKLLFERFLNPDRISMPDIDIDFDEEGRDLVLRYVVDKYGKDRVAQIITFGTMAAKMAIRDVARVQKLPLAMADKLAKLVPERPGISLKMAYREVRELDEAKKKGEEEVRQTLKFAETLEGSVRHTGLHACGIIISKKELTEHIPVCTSKDTDLLVTQYDGNHVESVGMLKMDFLGLKTLSIIKDAVEAIEKSKGEKTDFNKVGLKDEKTYELFSRGETTAIFQFESPGMKKHLRDLKPNRFEDLIAMNALYRPGPMEYIPSFIKRKHGREAIAYEVPVMETLLEDTYGITVYQEQVMLLSQKMAGFSGGQADSLRKAMGKKKKHEMDKLRELFTEGCRENGYEDKVVRKIWADWEAFAQYAFNKSHSTCYALIAYQTAWLKAHYPAEFMAAVLSRNISDIKKITVFMDECRRMGIEVLGPDINDSDLKFTVNKEGNIRFGLGAIKGVGENAVEKIIEERDRNGMFKDIFDFAERVSFQSVNKRVLEALAAAGSFDGLGEIERYQFFGTDLKGSTFIENLTRYGTRVQADKITPQGNLFGDSPGYTYPKPEIPKTAEWSKVEKLNRERELIGIFLSAHPLDDFRLEIENLTTHSLSDLSDIKELKNREVVIAGIVNSVKEAYTKNGNPFGRMVLEDYRSSWELALFGKDYINFKNYFVKDCPLLIKGRIQPRYYNQEEYELKVKSMSLLANAREDLIKSISLDIPLSGINTGIINQLSDLTEKNKGEVVMKFRIVEKEDNIAVSMFSRSKRISLTKEVLGFLDKNPDIEVRLN
- the trxA gene encoding thioredoxin; the protein is MTVEVTESNFEEQVLKSGKPVMLDFWAEWCGPCRVIAPHVKEMGEEFAGKAVIGKVDVDSNPGVAAKYGIRNIPTILFIKDGEVADKHVGAAPKNTLVEKLNALL
- a CDS encoding ribosome recycling factor, producing the protein MEEEVQMILDIAEEKMEKALTYLRDELAKLRAGKASPHMLDGITVDYYGATTPLNQVSNINTPDPRSITIQPWEKSMLEPIEKAIQQANLGFNPVNNGEILRIVVPALTEERRKNLVRQVRGEGENARVSIRNARREANEELKRMQKDGLPEDAEKRAEQDVQKLTDSYSEKIEEVLKNKEEDIMTI
- a CDS encoding UMP kinase, whose amino-acid sequence is MIKYKKVLVKLSGESLMGSGKHGIDPQSLMKYAHEVKSLTDMGVKVGLVIGGGNIFRGLKGVDKGFDRVKGDYMGMLATVINGLAMNSALESMGVGCRLLTAIRMEPVGQGYSRQLVKEALDNGEVVIFSAGTGNPFFTTDTAAALRAVEMGAELLVKGTRVDGVYTADPEKVPDATKFDEITFDEAYSRGLKIVDLTAYTLCSENGLNMVVFDVNRAGNLKRIILGERVGTLVKN